From Vibrio tritonius, the proteins below share one genomic window:
- a CDS encoding gamma-glutamyltransferase family protein has protein sequence MSHNKSAFTAPHREAALAGQAILDAGGTACEAMVAAAAMIAVQYPHMNGLGGDGFWIISKKGEKPVAIDACGAAALGANIDDYRRLGDEMPDSGGKAAVTMAGTVDGWQKALEYNHSDLPLSTLFQPAINSATNGITVTESMAFASHKTYARLQAYGPFNDLYLINGLPLSAGETIVNPALAMTLNRLAQSGLDDFYRGELAQEMARELQQAGSPLTIEDFYGYQAEWVDPLTVKTSRGQLYNFDAPTQGVASLLILAIYDRLVKPNDTEQDHLHLLVEATKQAFIIRDQVVCDRQFLTKPLNEYLTDEVIDNACRQIQRQKALPWPHVAKVGDTIWMGACDKEGTMVSFIQSVYWEFGSGVVLPTSGIVWNCRGKSFSLNPHHHNALVGGKKPFHTLNPAYAELADGRRMVYGTMGGEGQPQTQACLFSRYLYQDFDLQKAIAAPRWLLGRTWGDSTHSLRLEQSLYQQHAELLSHLGHQVTFVPDNNELMGHAGAVVLDLNGAIDASSDPRSDGTFTLGE, from the coding sequence ATGTCGCATAACAAAAGCGCGTTTACCGCACCTCACCGTGAAGCCGCATTAGCAGGCCAAGCTATTTTGGACGCAGGCGGCACCGCCTGTGAAGCGATGGTGGCTGCAGCTGCCATGATTGCAGTGCAGTATCCGCACATGAATGGTTTAGGGGGCGATGGCTTTTGGATCATCAGTAAAAAGGGCGAAAAACCGGTTGCGATTGATGCTTGTGGCGCCGCCGCGTTAGGCGCCAACATCGACGATTACCGCCGTTTAGGCGATGAAATGCCCGATTCTGGCGGAAAAGCTGCGGTGACAATGGCCGGTACCGTCGACGGCTGGCAAAAAGCGCTCGAGTACAATCATTCAGATTTGCCGCTGAGCACGCTGTTTCAACCCGCAATAAACAGTGCGACAAATGGCATTACCGTGACAGAAAGTATGGCGTTTGCTAGCCACAAAACCTATGCGCGGCTGCAAGCCTATGGTCCATTTAATGATCTCTATTTGATCAATGGACTGCCGCTGTCAGCAGGCGAAACCATCGTTAACCCCGCCTTGGCGATGACGCTAAACCGACTCGCGCAATCGGGACTCGATGACTTTTATCGCGGCGAATTAGCCCAAGAAATGGCGAGAGAACTGCAACAGGCGGGTAGCCCACTCACTATTGAAGATTTTTATGGTTATCAAGCCGAGTGGGTCGACCCGCTCACAGTGAAGACCAGCCGTGGTCAGCTTTATAACTTTGACGCACCAACGCAAGGTGTGGCATCACTGCTGATATTGGCGATTTACGATCGCTTGGTGAAGCCTAATGATACAGAACAGGATCACTTGCATCTGTTGGTGGAAGCGACTAAACAGGCCTTTATTATTCGTGACCAAGTGGTGTGCGATCGCCAGTTTCTCACCAAGCCGCTCAATGAATACCTGACTGATGAGGTCATAGACAACGCTTGTCGCCAAATCCAACGGCAAAAGGCGTTGCCATGGCCGCATGTAGCAAAAGTGGGCGACACCATCTGGATGGGCGCTTGTGATAAAGAGGGCACCATGGTCAGCTTTATCCAAAGTGTGTATTGGGAATTTGGTAGCGGTGTGGTGCTACCCACCAGTGGTATTGTATGGAACTGCCGCGGCAAAAGTTTCTCTTTAAACCCTCATCACCACAATGCGTTAGTTGGTGGAAAAAAGCCGTTTCACACCTTAAACCCTGCGTATGCGGAATTAGCCGATGGCCGCCGCATGGTTTACGGCACGATGGGCGGTGAAGGGCAACCTCAAACTCAAGCGTGCTTATTTAGCCGCTATCTCTATCAAGACTTTGATTTACAAAAAGCCATCGCCGCACCGCGCTGGTTACTTGGGCGTACTTGGGGTGATAGCACTCACAGCTTACGTTTAGAACAAAGTCTTTATCAACAACATGCAGAGCTGCTTAGCCATTTAGGGCATCAAGTGACTTTTGTACCGGACAACAACGAACTTATGGGACACGCTGGGGCTGTGGTACTCGATTTGAATGGCGCGATTGATGCGTCGAGCGACCCGCGCAGTGATGGCACTTTTACTCTTGGAGAATAA
- a CDS encoding pyridoxal-phosphate-dependent aminotransferase family protein: MENQDSLFETLNPPQRLLMGPGPINAYPRVHQAISQSLIGQYDPVMTGYMNQVQSLYRGVFASQNKQTLLVDGTARSGIEACLVSILKPGDKVLIPVIGRFGHLLCEIAQRVGAEIKTIDIEWGQVCPAERVEEEIKRFQPKLVATVQGDTSTTMNQPLKEIGEVCHRHGVLFYCDATASIAGNDLLVDEWHLDAVSAGLQKCLGGPSGSSPVTLSDRCAEVINRRKHVEAGIRAAHHEQGDDVMIQSNYFDLAMIMDYWGPERLNHHTEATSMLYAARECARIFLEEGATNVIARHKEAGDAMVAGLQAMGLAVFGDQSVRMNNVVGVYIPNEVNGDAVRGELLNRFGIEIGTSFGPLHGKIWRIGTMGYNARQECVLTTLAALEAILLKHGARVDAGQAVAAAMALYC; the protein is encoded by the coding sequence ATGGAAAATCAGGACTCTCTTTTTGAAACACTCAATCCCCCACAACGTCTACTAATGGGCCCAGGCCCAATTAATGCGTATCCACGAGTGCATCAAGCCATCTCCCAATCGTTAATTGGACAGTATGATCCTGTGATGACGGGCTACATGAACCAAGTCCAAAGTCTCTATCGTGGCGTGTTTGCCTCACAAAATAAGCAAACATTGTTGGTTGATGGGACTGCGCGCTCTGGGATTGAAGCGTGTTTGGTTTCGATTTTAAAACCGGGCGATAAAGTGTTGATTCCTGTGATTGGCCGCTTTGGTCATTTGCTGTGTGAAATCGCCCAACGTGTTGGTGCGGAGATCAAAACCATTGATATTGAGTGGGGACAAGTGTGCCCAGCTGAGCGCGTAGAAGAAGAGATCAAACGGTTTCAACCCAAATTGGTTGCCACCGTACAAGGGGATACCTCGACCACGATGAACCAACCGCTCAAAGAAATTGGCGAAGTGTGTCACCGTCATGGCGTGCTGTTTTACTGTGACGCCACTGCGTCTATTGCGGGTAATGATCTTCTGGTTGATGAATGGCATCTTGATGCCGTATCTGCTGGGTTACAAAAATGTTTGGGCGGCCCTTCAGGTTCGTCACCAGTAACGTTAAGCGATCGCTGCGCAGAGGTGATCAATCGTCGTAAACACGTTGAAGCGGGTATTCGCGCCGCTCATCACGAGCAAGGCGATGATGTGATGATTCAATCTAACTACTTTGATCTGGCGATGATCATGGATTATTGGGGACCAGAGCGTCTTAATCACCACACCGAAGCCACATCTATGCTGTATGCCGCTCGCGAATGCGCGCGTATTTTCCTTGAAGAAGGGGCAACCAATGTTATTGCACGTCACAAAGAGGCTGGTGATGCGATGGTGGCAGGATTGCAGGCAATGGGATTGGCGGTTTTTGGTGACCAATCGGTGCGTATGAACAACGTGGTTGGTGTTTATATTCCTAATGAAGTCAATGGCGATGCCGTACGTGGTGAATTGTTAAACCGATTTGGGATTGAAATTGGCACCTCATTTGGTCCACTGCACGGCAAGATTTGGCGCATTGGCACCATGGGTTACAACGCACGCCAAGAATGCGTGTTGACCACGTTGGCGGCGCTGGAAGCGATTTTGCTTAAACACGGCGCGCGAGTTGATGCAGGACAAGCAGTCGCAGCAGCGATGGCGCTGTATTGTTAA